Proteins found in one Oryza glaberrima chromosome 4, OglaRS2, whole genome shotgun sequence genomic segment:
- the LOC127771404 gene encoding transcription factor BHLH156, translating to MEHHHLLLQLSPPPPPPPLPAVHLMMSPSFFDAGVFADVGGDWMEDLMHLGELFGVGVGGDDDDNGGVDGRVGGGDDRMQEWQNNCEGGGSPDHQPSCGDGDGDGDGDVSPRDGELGDGDGDNSATRKRRDRSKTIVSERKRRVRMKEKLYELRALVPNITKMDKASIIADAVVYVKDLQAHARKLKEEVAALEEARPIRPPPPSAAAQRPQRQPRRVAAAAAQLARAADAAAVTTAAAAPHGARVAHVGAAQVGEGRFFVTVECEPAAAAARGGGGGVAAPVCAAVESLSCFTVESSTVGCSPDRVVATLTLKVSEAEEDVSAISECTVKLWVMAALLKEGFRPQPTVQIS from the exons ATGGagcaccaccacctcctgctGCAactctcgccgccaccgccgccgccgccgctgccggcggtgCACCTCATGATGAGCCCGAGCTTCTTCGACGCCGGCGTGTTCGCCGATGTCGGCGGCGACTGGATGGAGGACCTCATGCATCTCGGCGAGCTgttcggcgtcggcgtcggcggcgacgatgatgaTAATGGCGGTGTCGACGGCCGCGTGGGCGGCGGTGATGATCGGATGCAAGAGTGGCAGAATAATTGCGagggcggcggctcgccggacCACCAGCCTAGCTGCGGTGAtggggatggcgatggcgatggcgacgtgaGCCCTCGTGATGGggagctcggcgacggcgacggcgacaactcggcgacgaggaagaggcGGGACCGGTCGAAGACGATCGTGTCGGAGCGGAAGCGGAGGGTCCGGATGAAGGAGAAGCTCTACGAGCTCCGAGCTCTCGTCCCCAACATCACTAAG ATGGACAAGGCGTCGATCATCGCCGACGCGGTGGTGTACGTCAAGGACCTGCAGGCGCACGCCAGGAAGCTcaaggaggaggtcgccgcgcTCGAGGAGGCGCGCCCGAtcaggccgcctccgccgtccgccgccgcgcaacgGCCGCAGAGACAGCCAcgccgcgtggcggcggcggctgcccagCTGGCGAGggccgcggacgccgccgccgtgacgacagcggcggcggcgccgcacggCGCGAGGGTGGCGCACGTCGGCGCGGCGCAGGTCGGGGAGGGGCGGTTCTTCGTGACGGTGGAgtgcgagccggcggcggccgcggcgagaggaggaggaggaggcgtggcggcgccggtctGCGCCGCCGTGGAGTCGCTGTCGTGCTTCACCGTGGAGAGCTCCACCGTCGGGTGCTCGCCGGACCGCGTCGTGGCAACTCTCACCCTCAAG GTTAGTGAAGCAGAGGAGGATGTGTCGGCGATCAGCGAGTGCACGGTGAAGCTCTGGGTGATGGCGGCTCTTCTCAAGGAGGGGTTCCGACCGCAACCGACGGTCCAGATCTCCTGA